From the genome of Halobacteriovorax marinus SJ:
TTAGGACTCCCTTTTTATTTTTGTAAGAGACTTATAGATTATCCAAAGAAGTTGATCTCTCTTAGTGTAGACTCCATGACCGAAGATGGTGAGAAAAGAGTTTGGGATTTTTGAACTATCTTTAAAATCAACTAAGAAGTGATGACCTCTAGTATGTAACCTCTTTTTAAATTTTATATTTCTTCTAAGGCTTGTGACATCACTACCTATTCCTAGTATTAAGTCTAATTCTTCATTTCGAAGCTTGTCTTCTAAAACTAAAACTTTTGAGTCACTGCCTGCAACGGCCCATTGTTGAATATAGTCACCGCTCTTTGTTGTTATAGAACTTGAAAGACTTCCGCCCATGGGGACCTTTCCTCTATGATTTACAAAGTGCAGGAGCATATTATTCTTTAGATATTTCTCCGACCATGGGTAGCGAATAGGTGTTCCAAGAGTCACAAAGTCCATTGGCCTTTTTTTGAGTTGAGAAATTAGTTGTTCTAGTTCTTCTTTTTCTATTTCGTACTTTATGAGGAAATCTTTTAAGTGAATAGTTAGTGAATCATTACTTAGTAGATGGGATATAAGAGCAAAGAGTTGACCCGCATGAGAGTGACCATAGAGGAGAATCTTTTCACTTTTAGATGTATTCTTTGCAATTGATCTCATCAATTTCACTGCGCCTCTTATTCGGGCGATGTGATGATTAGACGAGGACCATGTAAAGTTCTCAAAATGGATATTTTCAGGACAATGTTGTTGCAGTCTCTCTAAGAGTTTAGGATGAAAATTTCCAACTTCTCTGGCGATGAGATTGCTTCCATTCTTCACTCCTTGGCGAATACTTTGAACGACTGTACTTGAGAGACTAGGGAAGGCATTCTGTATAAATGAAATAATATCAAAGGGGTCGTCGCCAACAAAAGTTCCATGAACAAAGTAGACACATGAATAATTTAGTTCTTCTAAGAGTCTTGGAACTTCGTTTTCAATAGAGAGATTTCCTTCTAGTTCTTCGAATTCTAATAATTCATAGCTCGCAGTTTTTGGAATTAAATCACTATAGTCTTGTAGAACTTCTAGTTTTGAAGTGTTGAACAGCCATAGCGCGAAGAGGTATGAGAAGAAGACAACTTGAATACAGAGGCTAAATAAAATTATGATCATCTTGCAAATTATAGCTAATATTTAAACATTGTGATAGAAGGTAGGAATGTTTAAGAAAGTCTTTCAATCAATATTTCCAAAGAAGCTTAAAGAAGAGGATATTACTCCTTATCTACTTATTGGGGAGAGTAAGGGAATTAATAAATTAGTAGATAGATTCTACTTTTATATGGACACTCTCTGCGAAGCCCAAAGGTGTAGAGAACTTCACCCTGAGAGTCTTGAGCCAGCAAAGAAGAAGTTAAAGATGTTTCTCTCTGGTTGGTTTGGAGGCCCTTCATTATATATAGAAAAATATGGTCATCCAAGAATGAGGGCGAGGCATTTGCCTTTTAAAATTTCTTCCGTTGAGAGGGATGAGTGGCTTCTGTGTATGAGAAAAGCGATGGATGACTTAAAATTAAATAAGGAATTCGATGGCTATCTATGGAAGAGCTTTGAGAGTTTTGCCGAGCACATGAGAAATCAAGAGAGCTGAAGTTCTATCTTTGAAAATATACCGTCTTTTAATTTATCGCAAATTTTGATTAAATCGTTCGTACTGATTCCACTATCTATCTTTGAATCATCTACCTTTAAGAAAAGCTCTTCGGCTCGCTCAATGTGGCCTAGTGCTGCTTGTTCAGATGAGAGTTTAAACTTTACTCCAGCGGCACACATTTTTATAAGTGCTTTACAAAAGTCTGCTGAGTCGCCCTCTCTTTGATGGGCATTCCAGATTGCTTCGAGATAGACGTGAGCTTCCCAGTAGTAGCCATGATTGATGAGATCAATTGCAAAGAGGTAATCTTTATTCTCCAGTGAAAGGGGAGAGGAGATAACTTCATCTTCGCCGAAACTATGTCCGCCTTCTTTATTGGGATGAATATTTTCTCCAGGGATAAAAGCGTAGCTTGGAAAACTACGCTCGGGTAAGTAGCGACTCATCGCTACTCAACATACCAATCGAAGTCATAGCCCAATTTTCCTTCTTCAATTAGAATTCTATGAACTATTTTTGACCATGTTTTATTAGAAGGATTCCAAGAGAATCTTGCTCTAGAGACTTTGCTCTTTATTCTATTGAACTCATCTACATCTCTTTGGTTCTTCCAATTAGGTGCCTGTAGATCAGCAATGATTCGTACTTTAGGAGAAGTTGCTAGCGCCGCAATTCTTTCAAAATCGTAGTGAGCGGCCACTTTTAGCATAGAGAGAACATCTGTCACTGCTCTATGTGGGAATGGATTAATAAAACCATGAGCATGTTCTAGGGCCGAAAGTGAATTTGCGATAATTCTCTTTGGAAATTCAATATCTGTCTTAGAGTCAATCCACTTCATTTCAGGAAAAGGAACTCTAAATCTTTCAAAAAGTGCGCGCAACATTGGAATATCGTAATTAGGTCCATTGTGTGCCATGATGAAATCGGCCTTCTTCATAATAATAGAAAGTCTCTCTAGGGCCATTCTAATTTCATCGCCTTGGAGACCGTACTTAAGAAGCATGATATCGTTAATTCCTGTCAGCTCTTCAATCTCTTCTGAAATAGGAAGTCTGTCTTCTTCGTGAATTAATTCTGAGTAAATCTTAATTGGCTGATTAAACTCCGTATCCCATAGTACAGCGCCAATTTCAGTGACTCTGTCTTTAGCGAGATTTAATCCATTCTCAACTAAATTTTCATTCATTCCCTCTAAATCAATTCCAAGAATTAACATTTCTGACCCTTTTATTTCGTAATAACAATGAGTTGTACTTATATCGGCCATGAGACCTCTTTACAATTGTCTTTTGTTCAAAGGAAGTATTATTTGCGAATGCTCAATAAATAAGTTCTATAAGGCTTTGAAATTATGAAATATTTAGCCTAGTATAATGACAAGAAATTGACAGGAAGCGGACACAAAGAAGTGCTTCAATATAGTAACTTTAGTACTGAAAATGAAATTATACTTAGTCCTCATATTTACAGCAATTTCCATGGCCTTTGCCACGGGATATGTCTCACTCTTATTGAAGGGGACTTATACTTCAACTCCTGAAGATGAGGAGCAGATAACTAGACTGAAGTTGAATTTTCAAAAGTCAGTGGCCCCAAAATCTATTATCAATTTTAATTCTCTCTACTATTCACCTGAGCAGTTTCAATTAATTGATCCTATCTATACCTTACCTGAGCCTGGTTCCGATAAGAGTGTGCAATACTTCTCAAGCCGCGGCTGTTTTACTGGCCTTAAGTCTCTTTTAAGTCGAATGAACTTTGAAAAGGTTTGGGTTTGGGAAGAGTATAGATGTGGGAAAATTGATCGACTCAATGATAGCTTCTTTAGAGAAGCGCCTTATATGCACCCAAGTGGAAAGAGTTACGCCTATCTCGCTTATCTTTTGAATAAGAATAATAAGAACAATAGAGAGTGGGTCTTAAGAAACCTTCAATACTTTCATGTTACAGAGTTATCAATTATTTCTAGATCAATTGGAGACTTGGGTGGGAAGTTTGCTCTTTTGGCAAAGCTAGATACTGACTCACTTCGAAAAGTTTCTAGAGGAAGGGGAACAATTCTAACGGAGGACTTTCTTCTTGCAAGAATAACTTATCCATCTTTCTTCTCGATTTTAGAATACCGCTTCTATGCTCGTGACGACTTGGAGAGTTTTCTAAAGGACTCGCCTTACTTTCTACATAATCACCGCTTTGGAAGAAGTTGTTTCTATCAAGATGGACAACTTTGTTGGGAATATCGAGTTGGACATATTCTTACTATTGCCAATAAGGGAACCATCATCTTTCTCTTTGGACTGGTACTCATTTGTGTGATTGTTGTTAGATTACTCATTATTCGACTTAAGAATCAAAAACATGAGGATGAGAAAAGACGTTTGGCCCTTCGAATCTTGGGACATGAATTTCGTACACCTATAACAAGTATGCTACTTCTCATGGAAAAGCTAAATAAGAAGTACGATACGATGGATGATGAAGTTCAGGAAACGTTTCTTAGAATGTCTAGTGAGGTCTATCGACTTCAGAGGCTAACTGAAACTTCGCGCCACTACCTAAAGGCCAATAAAGGTAAGAAGCTCATTCATATTAATTGTGAAGAGATTGGCTCAATGAATGATTTCATCTATGAAATTGCGCTTCCTTTCATTGACGAACACGGTGATGATCTTACTTTAAATTTACCACTAGAAGATAGAAGTTTTAATGTGGATTCTTATTGGACGCAAATTGTTTTAAAGAACCTCATTGGCAACGCATTCTTTCATGGAAAGGCACCTGTGGAAGTCCGTGTAGAGTATTTAAAAGATGCCGTAGAAGTTTGTGTGATTGACAATGGTGAATGTCAGTTCCATAGCTTTGCAGAGATGTCTGAAGAGTTTGCAAAAGGAAATAAGAGTTCCGGAACGGGGCTTGGGCTAAATATAGTTAAGCAAGTAGTGAAAGAGATGGGAGGAGATATTAGCTTCTCTCCAAATCCAACTACTTTTCGTGTGGTCTTAAAGAAGAGGCGACCTACTAAAGGAGAGAGTTTGTCATGAGTAAGGTATTATTAGTTGAGGATGACGATAGTTTAGGTTCCTCTCTAAAAAGCTATTTGACAGGAGAGGGGCACGAAGTTGTTTGGGCCCAGTCACTTTCTATGGCCAGAGAACTTAAGAGCGACGAAGAGATTATTATCCTAGATTGGATGCTGCCTGATGGACAGGGAGTAGACTTTTTAAAAGAGCTCAGAGAAGCAGAGATAAATAAGCCTGTAATCATGCTGACGGCGAGAACTGACTTGATCGATAAGGTCATAGGTCTTGAGGCGGGGGCAAATGATTATATGACAAAGCCTTTTGAACCAAGAGAGCTCATAGCGAGAATTCGCGTTCAAATTAGAGATCATGCTAAGAAGGATCACGACTCAAGTGATGGTGTTCTTACTAGGGGAGATCTAGTCATTAATCAAAATGAGCGAGAGATTCGCTGGCATGGCGAGGTGATTGAGTTTACAAAAATGGAATTTGATTTCCTTACGCTCTTAGCAGAGAGTCCAAATAGGGCCTTCTCAAGAGAGGAAATTCTCAATAAGGTTTGGGGTTATGAAAATTATCCTTCAACTCGAACTGTGGACACACACGTTTTACAAATTCGCCAAAAACTCAGTGATGAATTAATCGAAACCGTTCGAGGAATTGGTTACCGCTTTCGTTTTAACGAAGGTTAATCCCTCATTTTAAATAATTTTGAGAGTGTCAGTTTTTTATCTTAGATAAAGCTGACCTCTCGATACTTCTTTTTCTATTTCTTAATTTTTCTTAATCTTAAACAATATAAAGGTTCTTAGTTTATACTACTATTGTACATAAATTAAGAGGCGCTTCGTTGAAGAAAACACTAATTATTTTTTCTATATTTATTCTCTTGGTCACTCTTTACCGGTGTAGAGATTTTTTCTACTACACAAGAATGTGGTTAACATATGAGCCAAAAACTTTTATGGGAAATATGGAACCACCATTTCCTAATTGGTTTGAAGTGATGTGGTCGTTAAAAGGGCCAGATAGAAATAAGAATGGAATTCGTGATGACGTTGAGATTTATATTAATAATGAGTTTAAAGGTTTAAATGAGAGTGAGCTTATTATGATTTACAATTACGCAAGGTTGAATCATAAGACTCTAGTTTTAGACTCTAGTAGTGAATATAGAGAGAAGTATTGGATAGATTATAATATAAATATATTGTGTATTTCGGATTATACTTCGTTTATGAAAAACTCTGATGACAGATTTGGTGAAAAACGAAGTCGTATGTATAGACAGAAGAAGAGGGCGATATATCATCTGATAATGAATACCTACCTGAGGGAATCTATTTCTAACTTATTTTTGAACAAATTTCATATGTGGGGATTTGAAACGGGTGGACTTAAAGACATACATAGAGAGCTTAATACATGGAAGTATTGTGGATTTGATAAAATGGAGTCAGAGAGAATCGCAAGTAAATTCTTAGACAATAAATTTAAATATTATAAAAAAATCGAAATTTTAAATTTCATTAAATTCTATGAGGATGAATATGGAAAAGTTAATAGAAATATTTATGAAAAGTATCTTAAATAGCAAAGATATTAACTATAGTCTCTAGCTCTAGTTGGACTTACGAGTATCAGCTTAAGTGGTTACAATTTGAAAAGTAGTTATGGGGAATTTTAAATAAGAGGAATATTTGTGGTTATTGATCTACTAATACTTAATTTGATTGTGTTTATTTACTTCCGTAGAAAAGGAATGAGTGCAGAAAAGTCTCTTAAAAAAGGTTTTAAGGCAATGTTAATTGCAACACCTATTAAGTTTGCACTCATCTTTCTACTTGTTCCACAATACTTGCCAATTTATCCTGAGAAGAGGAAACTAAGTGAGACTGAAGTTAACATGATTGGAACAGCTATTTGGGGTTATACTATTTTTTACCCTGTTTGGGGATCTTATTACTATGGAATGTCTACCTATAGAAGTAAATTTAAGCCAGACTTTTACATTGATGAAGATGTTTCGAAGTATGGAGAACTCTGTGAGGATAGTAAATGGAGTGACTTTGAACCCTGTCATAAATATATTCAAAACTTAGGTGATCTAAAAAAGTATGAGAGTCGATTTCTTGTAGATGCAAAGAAGTTTCTTACTAAGTTTCCTGATCGAAGATGTGACTCCATTCATGCGATCATAGGTGGGTTGAGTAACTTTTCTAAAGAATCATCAGGTGAGAAAAAACAATTGGCTGGTGCTCAGGGAGTCAGCAACTTTGGAGAGAGGCTAGCAAGTTTATACTTTGGTCACTTTGATGATTTCTTTGCTCCTTATGAAGATCAGTGTCATAAGATAGCCCATAAAAAATTTTATATCTATTTTCATAGTAAGAAAGGGGACTATTTTGATAATGATATGAATAATTATCTACAATTTGTATGTGAGAAGTATAATTCGTACTGTTCTAGATATTGGGAACGGTTTTATAGTGTTTCTTATGATCAAAATTACGCCATAGCAAATGAGCTTCATCAGGAGTTATGCGAAAAGTGGCCCAAGATGAGAATGTGTCGTACTCCAAGAGGTCAGTCTATTAAGGAGTATAATAATATGATTGAAAAAATTAGAGAGTCAGGAGATCGTTCGGAAAAGACATCATTTAACAACTTAGATACAGATAAGGCGTATTAGTTTTTTATTCTTTTAAATTATTTGTAATTATTTACAGAAAGAACCAGGCGCAAGGAAGCGCCTGGAGAGATTGTTTTTAGAAGTCTTTTACAAGTTCTACTAGTTCAGGGTAGTCAATAAAAGGATTTCTATTATGTTGTACAGAGAAGACTTTATTATTTCTTTCTCTTTCTTTGTCTGAAACAGGATCTAATTTGTGCCACTCTCTAAGTGTTGCTTCTTGCTCTGGATCGATATTCATAGCGTCTTTATTCTTACTATTGAAATATCTCGCTGACATGTAGAACATAGCTCTTGCGATATCACCTTTTACAGCATCTGGAGCATCCATATAAGTCTTTCCATTATTAGTGAATAACTTTGCTTCGCTATCTGCACAGTATTGTGAGAAGTCATTTGTTACAGTTCCACCATTAGAAAGACTTCCAAATGGAAGATTAGATCTCTTAGAGTTCGTTGTAATAAATGAAGGAGCTAAGTTGTGTAGATCTGAAAGTTTTAAATTGTAATATTTAGAATCTTCGATTTCTTCAAACTTACTTCTAGGCCAAATATGTTCAGCATTGATTGTATTGTAATCAGGTCTTCTCATGACGCCGATTGAATATTGTGGGTTTTGAAGATCGTTTGTTGTAAAAACTTTTTGGCAGTAGATTGTATCGAGAGCGAATTCTCCGGCATCATTCTTAAAGAGATCAATCTTTCCATAGAGGTAAGTTCTCGCTCTTTGATAATCTCTATAAGTATCAAAATCATGAGAATAACAAGACTCTGACTCTGGAGCACCTTTTGGGCATCTCTCTGTTGTGTCTCTCTTACCAGGAACTCTTGTGTGCTCCCATTTTAGAACCTTATTAAGTTCTGATTTTAATTTATCAAGGTCAGCCTGAGAGATGGTCGCTGGGTTAGAAAGCTTTGATAAGTACTTAGCGTGAAAACCATCGTTGTAGTAATCTGCTGGATTGTCGTGAGCAGTTATCTCTACAATTGCACTTAAGTTTTGAGTGTTATCTGACTGGAAATTTCCAGTACCACTTCCTGATACAGGTGTATCGAAAGTATGTTTATCACCACAGGCACCAAGTAGTGCAAGTCCTAAAATAAGTATCGCCGATTTCTTCATTTCTTCCCCTAGAGTTTTTTTGCAAAATTAAAATATTAATTTCAAAGAGTCTAGGAGGCGTGTAAGTGTTACTCGACAAGATTCTGTCAGAAAATGATTAGGCCATGGGTACGAGAGTTGATTTAACTACTCGAAATTTAAAGAAAAACACACAGCTTAGCCCAACAGACATTATCGTGAGCCCTATGGCGAGTCCCGCCCAAAGCCCTGCTGCTTCCATTCCCTTGCTCGTGGCGAGCCAATATCCAATAGGGATACCTATACACCAGTTGAAAATGAGGGATAAGATCATTGGATGCTTTGTCTCTTCGAGACCTCTAAGTATTCCCCAGAGTGTGACTTGAATTCCATCAGGAATTTGAAAAAGCCCAACATAGAGCAGTAGGCCTGCGCTATAGGAGATAAGCTCTGGATCATCAGTTGCAAAGCGAACAAGAATATCTGGAAAACTTAAGTACATAGCACAAGTTCCAATCATTATTATAGCAACCATAATGATGGAAGAGAGTGAGTAAATTAAAATCCCTTGCTGGCTACCAGCACCATATTCTTTTCCTACTTTTACAGAGGCAGCACTTGAGATGGCCAAAGGAATCATAAAAGTACAACTCGCAAGATTGATAACAATATTGTGCGAAGCTGAGGCGATAATTGACATTTTTCCAATCAGGACAGTCACTGCTGAAAACATCAGAACTTCGCTTAAAGTTCCAAGCCCAATAGGGATACCAAATTTATAGATTCTCTTAAAGAGTACTTGATTAAAGTTCCAATCAATTTCAAACTTAGCTTTAGTGTAAATGAAGAGTGCACCAAACATAAGTGTTCTTGAAATAAGAGTTGCTAGGGCCGCACCTTTTATTCCCATTTCTGGGAAACCAAATTCTCCAAAGATAAAAATATAATTCATTCCAACATTAATTACGTTGAAGAAGAGTATTAGGGAATTTGAGAAGATATTCTTATCCCAAGCTTGCAGGTATTCTTTTGATATTTGAAAGAGTATCGCAGGTATAATACTAGGTCCCGCTATTAAAATATAATCTTTAATTAGGGGAGTTATAGTAGGGTTAAAATTAAAAAGTGGAAGCGCTACGATGAGTGCTCCTATGGCCACGAGAAGTCCCACACTAACAGTGAGCATTAAATAATGGGCATTGGCAAAAATAGATTTATCTTTTTCGTTCTTCCCTCTGAATTGGCTAGTAAGAGGACCGACGGCAAATGTAATCCCAAGTCCAAACATTAATAGAGGTGCTAAGAGACCATTGGCCACCCCAAGGGCCGCCACAACATCATTGGAATATCTACCGGCAACTATTATATCTCCAATCCCAAAAAGCATTTGACCAACTTGTCCTGCGATAAGTGGGATTGAGAAGAGAAAAATCTCTTTTATAGTAGATAGATAGGTCTTTTTCATGAAAATCATTTATCAGTAGTGTTGTTATTATGCAATCTATAGCAGATAATTATAATGTTAATTATCAACTTGATTCATCTACTAATAAATATAGAGTAAAAAAGTGCATAATAAAATAAGAAATAGACTTGTCGACTTTGCTGTACTTCATCCTTATAGATGTCTAGTTATTGCACTTCTTCTATTTTTAAGTGGACTGCCATTTCTTTCAAATACGAGAATGGACTTCTCTGCCAAAGTTTGGTTTGCAAGCCACGACCCCAATATTAAAACTTTAGAGACATTCGAGAGAACATTTGGAAATGATGAGGCAGCAACTCTCATTATCGAGTCAGATAAAGATATATTTAATCCGCACTTCATGGATATTTTAAATAAGTTAACTGAGAAGATGTGGAAAGTTCCAGAGGTGATGAGAGTTCAGTCTTTAACTAACTTTTATTGGACGAGATCATTTGAGGATGAAATTCTAACTGAAGAGTTTCTGTATGCTGAAAAATTAAATGACCAACAATATCTTAATGAAAAGAAAGTGTCTGCTCTAGAGCACAAAGTCATTCCTGGCTACTATATTAGTGAAGACGCTAAGAGTGCTTCTATCTATGCGTATATTTCTCATAACCCTGATGTCGCTCCGGATTACGCTAAAATTACTGAGGGATTAAAAGAGGTTACTAAGGAATTTGAAAATGAGCCTGGTATTAAATTTCACTATATGGGACAGCCTCCTCTTTCAGATCGTTTTCAGAAAGTATCTTTTGATGATTTAGGGACAATGGCCCCTCTTCTAATGTTACTAGTCATTATTTATCTCATCTTTTGTTTTAGATCAGTGATTGGTGTAGCGATTCCAACTATTATTATTACGCTATCTCTAATATCTACAACAGCTCTAATTGGTGTTTTTGGGTTTACGATTAATAGTTTAACTTTTGTTTTACCCTCAATTTTAATTGCAATTTCGGTGGCCGACTCTGTTCATATTATGGCCGCATTCTACGATGAATTCTCTAAGAAAGGTGATTGCTTTCATGCCTGTACTCACTCTTTAAGAAAGAATTTATGGCCAATATTTCTAACGACATTCTCAACGATGATTGGCTTTTTCTCCCTTTACTCAAGTGATATTAAGCCAGTTTCAGACCTTGGAGTCTTAGCGGGAGTGGGTACTTTTCTGGCCTTCTCCTATACGTACTTAACAACAATTCCACTACTCATAATCTTTAATAAGAATAGCGCCTCGAAAAGCTTAAACACTAAAACTCTTTCCGAGAGTGCTGTGAGAAGTTATCTCAACTTTGTTCGTGAGAAGAGAGTATGGATAATAACATTATTCATTTTAATTTCTGGATCTTTTACTTATTTAGCTCTTCAAAATGAGATCAACTCTGACCCCTATACTTACTTCTCTGAAAGTGACCCTATTTCGAAGGGAAATCGCTTTGTTTTAAATTCCTATGGAGGAGTCGGGGGGCCTGAGCTTATTGTTGATTCCGGTGAGCCTGGTGGAATCACTTCTCCTGAGTTCTTGTATAAAGTAGAGCTTTTTCAAGATTGGCTTGAAGATAAAGAGTATGTGAATAAATCGGTGAGTATAATTAATATTCTCAAAGAGATGAATCAATCTCTCAATGGTGGAAAGAAAGAATTCTTCAAAATCCCTGAGAGAAAAGATCAAATTGCTCAAGAGCTCTTCATGTATACCATGTCACTTCCGGTGGGAATGGATTTAAATAATAGGATGGATCTCTCGCAACAGAAATTGCGCCTCTCCGTGCTGTGGTCTCTCCAAACTTCTAAAGATTCTTTAAAGGGCGTAGAGGATTATGAACAGAAGGCTAAAGAGATAGGCCTCAATATCAAAACGACAGGTAAGCCAATACTCTTTCATAGAATGAATAGTTATGTTGTCTACACTTTCTTTACATCAATTGCTATGGCCCTCGTGCTCATAACAATTATTATGATCTTTATCTTTAAAGATTTAAAGTTAGGTCTATTGAGTCTCATCCCTAATATATTACCAATCGTTTTTGGTGCGGGAGCGCTTACTCTCTTGGACACCCCCATTGATATTGGATGTGCAATAGTGGCCTCTGTGACTCTTGG
Proteins encoded in this window:
- a CDS encoding DUF309 domain-containing protein — encoded protein: MSRYLPERSFPSYAFIPGENIHPNKEGGHSFGEDEVISSPLSLENKDYLFAIDLINHGYYWEAHVYLEAIWNAHQREGDSADFCKALIKMCAAGVKFKLSSEQAALGHIERAEELFLKVDDSKIDSGISTNDLIKICDKLKDGIFSKIELQLS
- a CDS encoding sensor histidine kinase; the protein is MKLYLVLIFTAISMAFATGYVSLLLKGTYTSTPEDEEQITRLKLNFQKSVAPKSIINFNSLYYSPEQFQLIDPIYTLPEPGSDKSVQYFSSRGCFTGLKSLLSRMNFEKVWVWEEYRCGKIDRLNDSFFREAPYMHPSGKSYAYLAYLLNKNNKNNREWVLRNLQYFHVTELSIISRSIGDLGGKFALLAKLDTDSLRKVSRGRGTILTEDFLLARITYPSFFSILEYRFYARDDLESFLKDSPYFLHNHRFGRSCFYQDGQLCWEYRVGHILTIANKGTIIFLFGLVLICVIVVRLLIIRLKNQKHEDEKRRLALRILGHEFRTPITSMLLLMEKLNKKYDTMDDEVQETFLRMSSEVYRLQRLTETSRHYLKANKGKKLIHINCEEIGSMNDFIYEIALPFIDEHGDDLTLNLPLEDRSFNVDSYWTQIVLKNLIGNAFFHGKAPVEVRVEYLKDAVEVCVIDNGECQFHSFAEMSEEFAKGNKSSGTGLGLNIVKQVVKEMGGDISFSPNPTTFRVVLKKRRPTKGESLS
- a CDS encoding endonuclease I family protein gives rise to the protein MKKSAILILGLALLGACGDKHTFDTPVSGSGTGNFQSDNTQNLSAIVEITAHDNPADYYNDGFHAKYLSKLSNPATISQADLDKLKSELNKVLKWEHTRVPGKRDTTERCPKGAPESESCYSHDFDTYRDYQRARTYLYGKIDLFKNDAGEFALDTIYCQKVFTTNDLQNPQYSIGVMRRPDYNTINAEHIWPRSKFEEIEDSKYYNLKLSDLHNLAPSFITTNSKRSNLPFGSLSNGGTVTNDFSQYCADSEAKLFTNNGKTYMDAPDAVKGDIARAMFYMSARYFNSKNKDAMNIDPEQEATLREWHKLDPVSDKERERNNKVFSVQHNRNPFIDYPELVELVKDF
- a CDS encoding group II truncated hemoglobin; amino-acid sequence: MFKKVFQSIFPKKLKEEDITPYLLIGESKGINKLVDRFYFYMDTLCEAQRCRELHPESLEPAKKKLKMFLSGWFGGPSLYIEKYGHPRMRARHLPFKISSVERDEWLLCMRKAMDDLKLNKEFDGYLWKSFESFAEHMRNQES
- a CDS encoding efflux RND transporter permease subunit codes for the protein MHNKIRNRLVDFAVLHPYRCLVIALLLFLSGLPFLSNTRMDFSAKVWFASHDPNIKTLETFERTFGNDEAATLIIESDKDIFNPHFMDILNKLTEKMWKVPEVMRVQSLTNFYWTRSFEDEILTEEFLYAEKLNDQQYLNEKKVSALEHKVIPGYYISEDAKSASIYAYISHNPDVAPDYAKITEGLKEVTKEFENEPGIKFHYMGQPPLSDRFQKVSFDDLGTMAPLLMLLVIIYLIFCFRSVIGVAIPTIIITLSLISTTALIGVFGFTINSLTFVLPSILIAISVADSVHIMAAFYDEFSKKGDCFHACTHSLRKNLWPIFLTTFSTMIGFFSLYSSDIKPVSDLGVLAGVGTFLAFSYTYLTTIPLLIIFNKNSASKSLNTKTLSESAVRSYLNFVREKRVWIITLFILISGSFTYLALQNEINSDPYTYFSESDPISKGNRFVLNSYGGVGGPELIVDSGEPGGITSPEFLYKVELFQDWLEDKEYVNKSVSIINILKEMNQSLNGGKKEFFKIPERKDQIAQELFMYTMSLPVGMDLNNRMDLSQQKLRLSVLWSLQTSKDSLKGVEDYEQKAKEIGLNIKTTGKPILFHRMNSYVVYTFFTSIAMALVLITIIMIFIFKDLKLGLLSLIPNILPIVFGAGALTLLDTPIDIGCAIVASVTLGIAVDDTIHFLSHYNLLRRSGMNIYDSMFKVFTSTGLALIVTTVILVSCFGLFMFANLTPNINFGILCALVLSLALVTDLLLLPAIIFCFKDRE
- a CDS encoding 3'-5' exonuclease encodes the protein MADISTTHCYYEIKGSEMLILGIDLEGMNENLVENGLNLAKDRVTEIGAVLWDTEFNQPIKIYSELIHEEDRLPISEEIEELTGINDIMLLKYGLQGDEIRMALERLSIIMKKADFIMAHNGPNYDIPMLRALFERFRVPFPEMKWIDSKTDIEFPKRIIANSLSALEHAHGFINPFPHRAVTDVLSMLKVAAHYDFERIAALATSPKVRIIADLQAPNWKNQRDVDEFNRIKSKVSRARFSWNPSNKTWSKIVHRILIEEGKLGYDFDWYVE
- a CDS encoding response regulator transcription factor; its protein translation is MSKVLLVEDDDSLGSSLKSYLTGEGHEVVWAQSLSMARELKSDEEIIILDWMLPDGQGVDFLKELREAEINKPVIMLTARTDLIDKVIGLEAGANDYMTKPFEPRELIARIRVQIRDHAKKDHDSSDGVLTRGDLVINQNEREIRWHGEVIEFTKMEFDFLTLLAESPNRAFSREEILNKVWGYENYPSTRTVDTHVLQIRQKLSDELIETVRGIGYRFRFNEG
- a CDS encoding MATE family efflux transporter; translation: MKKTYLSTIKEIFLFSIPLIAGQVGQMLFGIGDIIVAGRYSNDVVAALGVANGLLAPLLMFGLGITFAVGPLTSQFRGKNEKDKSIFANAHYLMLTVSVGLLVAIGALIVALPLFNFNPTITPLIKDYILIAGPSIIPAILFQISKEYLQAWDKNIFSNSLILFFNVINVGMNYIFIFGEFGFPEMGIKGAALATLISRTLMFGALFIYTKAKFEIDWNFNQVLFKRIYKFGIPIGLGTLSEVLMFSAVTVLIGKMSIIASASHNIVINLASCTFMIPLAISSAASVKVGKEYGAGSQQGILIYSLSSIIMVAIIMIGTCAMYLSFPDILVRFATDDPELISYSAGLLLYVGLFQIPDGIQVTLWGILRGLEETKHPMILSLIFNWCIGIPIGYWLATSKGMEAAGLWAGLAIGLTIMSVGLSCVFFFKFRVVKSTLVPMA